Below is a window of Mycolicibacterium rhodesiae NBB3 DNA.
CCAGTGCCTCGTCGAGCGCGTTGGTGTGCAGCGACTGCGTGTGCCCCTGGGTGGCGGCCATCGCCTCGATACAGGTCCGCGCAACGTTGTTGAACGGGTCCTGCGCGGTCAGCGACCACCCCGAGGTCTGCGAGTGGGTGCGCAGCGACAGCGACTTGTCATTGCGCGGCCCGAACTGTGCGACGAGCTCACTCCACAGCAGCCGGCCTGCGCGGAGTTTGGCGACCTCCATGAAGAAGTTCATCCCGATGCCCCAGAAGAACGACAAGCGCGGTGCGAACTTGTCGATGTCCAGACCAGCGTCCAGGCCCGCCTTGATGTACTCGACACCGTCGGCGAGGGTGTAGGCGAGCTCGAGATCTGCTGTCGCACCGGCCTCTTGGATGTGGTAGCCCGATATCGAGATCGAGTTGAACTTCGGCATCTTGGCGCTGGTGTAGCCGAAGATGTCGGAGATGACCCGCATCGAGGGCTTCGGCGGATAGATGTAGGTGTTGCGGACCATGAACTCTTTGAGGATGTCGTTCTGGATGGTCCCCGCCAGCTTCTCCGGGGGAACCCCCTGCTCCTCGGCGGCGACCACGTACAGCGCGAGGATGGGCAGCACGGCGCCGTTCATCGTCATCGACACCGAGACGGTCGACAGGTCGATCCCGTCGAACAGCTGTCGCATATCGAGGATGGAATCGATGGCCACACCGGCCATTCCGACGTCACCCGCCACCCGGGGGTGGTCAGAGTCATAGCCGCGGTGAGTGGCGAGGTCGAACGCCACCGACAGACCCTTCTGCCCGGCAGCAAGGTTGCGGCGATAGAACGCGTTGGACTCCGCGGCCGTCGAGAAGCCCGCGTACTGGCGGATCGTCCACGGCTGGTTGACGTACATGGTCGGGTACGGGCCGCGCACGAACGGCGGCGCGCCGGGAAAGCTGTCCAGCGGGTAGCCGGCCTCGACCACCGCGTCGCGGTCGGCGGCGATGTACACCGGCTTGACGTCGATGCCTTCCGGGGTCGCCCAGTCCAGCTGCTCGGCGGTGTAGCCGTGCGCCACGGCGGCGGCCGCGACGTGCTCGGCGACCGTGGCATTCGTCGCCGGTTCGGCCGTCTTCTCGCCGTCCAGCGGCACGTCGGCAAAGCTCGCGATCAAGGGTTTTACTTCTGGAGCCGGCTGGCCGGCGACATTGGACACAGTCATGGTCACGCCCCCAATCGGGTGAGTAGCGCCGACAGCGCGGCGATCGCGTCAATCTTGGCGGTCAGGTATTCGTCAGGCTTGTTGGCGGCATCGGCGACGGCCTTCTCGGGGCCGGCAAGGTAGATGTGCGAAACACCCGCCGCGCGGGCGGCTTCCACCGCACCCGACGCTTCCTCGGCGTAGCGGGCATCGGTACCGCAGATCACCGCGGCGACGGCTCCCCCGGCGTCCGAAACCGCTTGTGCGACACCCGCGGCGTCCAACGGACCGGGGTTTAGGGCCTCGACGCCGCCGGACGCCAGCAGGTTGGCGGCGAACGTCGTGCGAATGTTGTGTTCGGCGAGCGGCCCGAGCGGCAATAGCAGTGCGGTGGGCCTGGATCCGTGTTCGGCCAGATAGGCATCGGAGCGGTCCCGCAGCGCTTCGAACGCCGACGCGTAGCGCTGCACGCCGGGATCCGGGTCGCAGTGCACCGCCGGCAGCGGCTGGATCGCCGGCACCGCCGGCAGCGGCTGGATCGCCGGCAGCGGCATTTCCGCGAGATTCGGATATTCGCTGACACCGGTGATGGCGGTGCGCCGATGCGCGATGTCCTCGCTGCGCTGCCGGCTGACCTGCGCGATCTGCTCGGCGAGAAAGTCACGTGCGGCTGCGAAACCGCCGCGGGATTCGATGTCACGGAACTGCGTCCACGCCTGCACGGCCAATTCCCGGGTCAGGTCTTCGATGAACCACGAACCGCCGCCGGGGTCGAGCACGCGACCGATGTGCGATTCCTCCAACAGCAGAAGTTGGGTGTTGCGCGCCATGCGTCGCGCGAAACTGGCTGCGGTGCCCGGCCATCCCCCGGGGATCGCGCTGTCGAACGCGTGGACCGCGACGGTGTCGGCTCCCCCGACACCCGCGGCGAAGGCGGCAACCGTGGTCCGCAGCATGTTCACCCACGGATCACGCTGAGTCATCATCGGTTTGGATGTCACCGCGTGCACCGTTGCTGCGCCCGCGTCGGGCGCACCCACCACTTCGGCCACCCTTGCCCACAGCTGTCGCCCCGCGCGCAGCTTCGCGATGGTCATGAACTGATCGTCGTCGGCGGCGAACCTGAAGCTGATCTGACGCAACGCATCCCGTGCGGGCACTCCGCTGTCGACGAGGAGGCGCAAATAGCTGACACCCGCCGCGATCGCACCGGCCAGCTCCCATGATGCATTCGCGCCGAGGTCGTGGAACGCCGGACCGTCGACGGTGATGGCGCGTACGCCGCCGTCGTAGGCGATCGTCTTGGCAGCGGTGGCCAGCACCTCGTCGATCGACGGAGCGCCGCGGCCGCTGAGTGCCGCGGTCAGCGGGTCGGCGCCCAGGTCGACCGAAAGGCGTGCTCGCCGTTCGTCATCCAGGTCGGTCACCAGTGCCAGCACCGCATCGGCGGCGGCGGCGAAGTCGGTCCCCGCATCCAGAACCACGGGAACCAGTTCGAGGAAGACCCCCTCGAGCAGCCGGTCGAGTTCGCCGGCGTTCACACCGGCAGGACCGACATCGATGATCAGCGCGCTGGTGCCCTCGGTGAGCGCCGACAGCACCGCACCGTTTCCGTCGGTCACCGCGACCTGTCCCGGCGCCGGGAAGGATTCGGCGACCTTCCATCCGGATTTGACGTCGCGCAGTCCGTCCGAGCCGCGGATGAACGGCCAACTGCCGGGCAGCGGAGCCTCGGGCTGGGAGTCGAGGACGGTATACAGCGGCCGGATCGGAAAGCCTTCGTAGGTCGGCGAGTCCAGCAGTTGCTCAGGCGCCTCGCCCAGTTCGGCGGGATCCTTGCGGCTGCTTTTTGCCAGCACCCCGGCAACGGCGGCACGCCACTGCTCGCGGTCCGACTCCGATCCCACGGACGTATCTACCGGCACCGGCTTCTCCTGTTGTCGAACGTGTGACCTCTGTGTCTAACACGACCGCTCACCAGGCTAAATGATCCCGGTCACGCTGCAGACCGGCGGGCAGCCAACTCACGCTCGCACCGGCCGGTGCCCGCGGGCAGCCAACTCACCGGCCACGTAGTCTTGGTAGGCGTGAATACCGTCGTCAGCACCCTGCGCACCGTGCGCTCCTCGGTGCTCGTGACGGCCGCTGCGCTCCCGCGGCGGCGAGTGTTCACGATCCTGGCGGCGGTTGTGATTCTCGTCGCAATCGCTCTGCTGGTGGACCTTCCGAACGCGGTACAGCTGCGCGACTGGGCGACGTCCGTCGGCCCCTGGTTCCCGTTGGCCTTTCTGGGCGCACACATCGTGGTGACGATCTTTCCGTTCCCGCGCACCGCCTTCACCCTGGCCGCCGGACTGCTGTTCGGTCCGGCCCTCGGTGTCCCACTCGCAGTCGCAGCCGCCACCGTCAGCGCGGTCATCGCGCTGCTTCTGGTCCGCGCCGCCGGCTGGCAGCTCATCAAGCTGGTGCCGCATCCCCGGATCGAGTCGCTGGACACGCGGCTTCGCCAACGCGGCTGGCCCACCATCGTGTCGATGCGGCTGATTCCCGCCGTGCCGTTCTCGGTGCTGAACTACGCGGCGGGCGCGTCGGCGGTGCGGGTGCTCCCCTACACGTTCGCGACGCTGATCGGGTTGCTGCCCGGGACCTCAGCCGTGGTGATCCTCGGCGATGCGCTGACCGGCAACGTCAGCCCGCTGTTGGTGCTGATCTCGTTCTGCACCGCGTGCGTCGGTGTGGCCGGGCTGGTCTATGAGATCCGCACCCACCGCCGCCATCACCGCGAGCGCCTGGACCGCGCAGAACAGGTCGCCGAGCCGACGACCGCCAGCTGAAAAGCATCGACCTGAGGACGAAAGACCCTTACCCGCTGCTTCCCGTCAAAAGATAATGCAACCATTGGTTACATACAGTTCGGGAGGCGAGACACATGGATGAGTTGACCGCCCTGGCGTCGGGATTTCTGAGTGCCGAAGACTCCGACCATCGAGTCAGTCTCGCGATTGGCAGCGTGGTGACCCTCGACGGGCCGATGCCGGATTTCGATTCCCTGTTGTCCAATCTCGGTGAGCGGATCAAGACTTGCCCCCGATTCGCTCACCGGTTGCGGTCACATGCTTTCGACCATGACGCCCCGGAGTGGGTCGACGACGTCGACTTCGACGTGGCTCGCCACGTCAAGCGGCTCTCGTTGCCTTCGCCTGGCGACGAGCACGAGTTGCATCGACTCGTCGCCGAAGTCATGGCCTGGCGGATGGACCGCAGCCGGCCGCTATGGGAGATCTGGGTGATGGAGGGGCTGCGCGACGGCCGGTGGGCCATGCTCCTCAAAGTCCACAGCTGTATCGCTCACGCTGTGACAATCGCACACATCGTTGCCGGACTCTCCGATGAGGGAATCCACCTCGCGCCGGGCGGTCAACTCGATTCGGCGCGGCGAGGCGAGCAATGCGACGTGCGACCGTCGGCGTCCAGCCTGAATCCGATCACTTGGATGCGTGGGTTATGGCATGTGTCGAAGGACGTTTCGCGGCTCGCCAGCGCCGTGTTCGACCTCCTCCCGTCCTCTGCAACCACGCCCTTGAACGGACCGATGACCAACCTGCGTCGATACAGTGCCGCGCGAGTGTCGCTCGATGACGTTCACCAGGTTTGCCGAGTCTTCGACGTCACCGTCGCTGACGTCGCGTTGGCTGCGCTTACCGACAGTTATCGCGCGTACCTGATCCGTCATGGCCACCAGCCGTCGGCGGAATCGCTTCGCACGCTCATGCCGGACAACGCCTCGGCGATGCTGGCGCTGCTGCCGGTCGATGACGCCGACTCCGTCGGACAGCTGCGCGTGGTGCACTCCCGGCTGTCACGCGCCAGGCATGCGGGCCGCGAAATCGGATCGGCGGCCAACCACGTCCCGTTTCCGGTCGCCGCGTGGGCCATGCGGCTGTTGACTCGGTTGCCGCAGCACAGCGTGGCCGCCGTCGTCACCACTGCATCCGGACCGCGCGAGCCGCTGCACATCATGGGCCGGCGGGTAGCGGCGGTGACCCCGGTTCCGCCGATCGCGATGCAGCTACGCAGCGGCGTGGCGGTACTCAGCTATGCCGGGGATTTGTTCTTCGGCATCCTGGCCGATTATGCGGCGGTGCCCGATGCGGACGAACTCGCCCGCGGCATCGAGTCCGCAGTACGGCGGTTGGTGGCAAGAAGCAAGCGGCGCAATCCGACCCGCGACCGCAAGGGTCTGTCGCTGGTCGTCAGCGCCTGAACACCTACAGCGAGTGCGAGCCGCCGCCGCGCGGCGGCGGATAGTTCTGTGACTGCTGCGACAGCGGCGGGTACTGCATAGGCGGCAGCGGATCATTCTCCGGTGAGGCGGGTAGCGCGCCGATACCCGGAGTCGTCGACCGCGCTTCGGCCTCTGCCTTGGCGACGGCCTGAGCTATCGCCGGATCGGTCTGGGTGGTGAACCACTCGGCGACCTCATCCGAGTCGTCCTCCGGTTTCGGCAGATCCTCCTCGACCGGCGACGGCTGATACCGGAACACACCGTCGTCGCCGGGGGCGCCGAGCATCTTCGTGAACCCCTGCAGCGCAGCGCCGAAGTCGCTGGGGACGAGCCACACCTTGTTGGCCTCCCCCTTGGCCATCTGCGGCAGCGTCTGCAGGTATTGGTACGCCAGCATCTCGGGTGTGGGGCGGCCGGCCTTGATCGCGGCGAATGTCTTCTCGATGGCCTTGGCCTGACCCTGCGCCTGCAGATACGACGCAGCTCGTTCACCCTGGGCACGCAGCATGCGGGACTGCCGGTCGGCCTCCGCGGCCAGGATCGCGGCCTGCTTGGCGCCTTCGGCCGAAAGGATCTGGGCCTGCTTCTGGCCTTCGGCCTGTTTGATGGACGCCTCGCGGTTGCCTTCCGCCATCAGGATCATGGCGCGCTTCTCGCGGTCGGCGCGCATCTGCTTTTCCATCGACTCCTGGATCGACGGCGGCGGATCGATGCTGCGCAATTCGACGCGCGCGACCCGCAGGCCCCACCGGCCCGTTGCCTCGTCGAGCACACCGCGCAGCTGCCCGTTGATCGAGTCGCGAGACGTCAGCGTCTGCTCCAGGGTCATGCCGCCGACCACGTTCCGCAGCGTGGTCGTGGTGAGCTGCTCGACGCCGACGATGTAGTTGCTGATCTGGTACACCGCGGCCTGCGGGTTGGTCACCTGGAAGTACACCACGGTGTCGATGTTGACCGTCAGGTTGTCCTCGGTGATCACCGGCTGCGGGGGGAACGACACGACCCGCTCACGCAGGTCGACGCGGGCACGGATCTTGTCGACGAACGGCAGGAGCAGCGTCAGCTGTCCCGACACGGTCTTGCTGTAGCGGCCAAGCCGCTCGATCACCGCGGCTTCCGCCTGCGGGATCAACGCGACGGACTTGGCCACGATGATGGCGGCGAAGACCACCAGCACAGCCACCAGAATCAGACCGGCGACAGCACCATCCATGAAACGTTCCTTCCCTAGTTGTCCAGGTTGCTCTAGACGACTTTCTGCACGACCGCGGTCGCACCGTCGATCTGCACGACGGTCACGTGGTCGCCTGGTTCGAAGACATCGCTCTCGTTGAGCGGGCGCGCAGTCCAGACCTCGCCCTCGAGCTTCACCTGTCCCTCGTGGCGTCCTACCCGGTCGAGCACCAATGCGCTCTTGCCCTCCAGCGCCTTCGCGGGCTCGGGCAGACCCTTCCCCGACATGAAATGCCTGCGCAGAGCGGGACGAACCAGCACCAGCAGCAGTACCGACACCACGGCGAAAACCGCGCCGTGTACCCACAGGTCGTCGAAGATGAGGCTGGACCCGGCTGCTGCCAGGGCGCCGCCGCCGAGCATCAGCAGAAACAGATCACCCGTGAGCGCCTCGGCACCGGCGAGGGCCAGCGCGGCGATTAGCCAGATCAGCGCAGCAGGCATGCCGTCAGCCTAGCGCGTAGCCGACCCGATGAGCGGCTAACAACTACACTGCGGAAATCATGTGGTGTCCGAGTGTGTCGTTGTCGGTCTGGGCGAACGCCTGGCTTGCAGGTGTGGCTGCGCCCGACGATGTGCTGGACGCGCTATCACAATGGGCGCCAAGGCATTCCGTGACGGCCTATGACTCGGTGGCGGCGGGGCGCACCGGCCTGCCCTGGCCGGACCTGACCGACGCAGGCGCGGTGTCGCTGCTTCAGACGCTGCGCTCCGGCGCGGGGCGGGGCAACTCGGGCCCGACGGTCGGCGTCGCTCTGCCGGTACCCGGCGACGTTCGCGGGCTCCCAGCGGGCACACAGTTTCAGCGCGACGCGGTGACCGTCGGCGAGGCGCTGATCGTCGCGGGCGATTCCGCCGAGGCCATCGGGCTGGTGCCCGACTACGAGTACCCCGATGTCGACGACACCGAGGGCGACCCCGATGCCGCGCCCGACCCGTGCGGGCTGTCCTGGACGGTGTACTCGGTGCCCGGTGCGGCGCCAGCGGTGGGTCTCGACCTGGGTGAGGCCGAGTACACCATGCGTTCGGCGGTCCGCTCCGCCGCCGACGCACTGGGCGCCCTGCACGCAGAAGCCGCTGGCGGCGATATCGAGGATCCGCGAAGCCTGGTCGAACAGGTCGTGGAATCAGAACGCCAGCACAGCATTCCGGACCACGCCCCGACGCGGGCACTGCGCGTGCTGGAGAACGCCGCGTACATCGACGCGATCATCACCGTCAGCTCGGGACTGATCCCGATCGGGCTCAACAGTTCTGCCGACGTGCAGACGGCAAGCGAAGCACTGCGCCCGCTCAGCGGGGTCGTGCGGTCGGCCCGGCTGGCCGCCGTCAGCGCGATATTGCACTCCGCCTGGCAGCACTGACGAACGGCCGAGGCTACCTGGTGTCACACCTGTCTGTGCACACGACGCCGTCGATCGAGAAGCCCTGCAGCGGTGGAGCATCCGGGCCGGTTACCCGAACGGGGTCGCGGTCGTTCCGCAGTTCGTCGAGCAGATCGGCTACCACCCGCGCGAGGTCCGCGTTGGGCGTCGTCGCCCGCGCGAACGCGATGTGGGCACCTTCGGCCTGCAGCCTCAATTCATGGTCGAGGTCCCACGCCACCTCGATGTGGTCTGCCACGAAGCCGATCGGGCAGACGATCACGGCGCCGGTCCCGGACTCGGCGAGCGAGGCCAGATGGTCGGCGACGTCCGGCTCCAGCCACGGCACCTGCGGCGGTCCGGACCGCGACTGCCAGACCTGGTCGTGCTCCGCGTAGCCCGCAGCGGCAGCAACGAGGCTGGCCGCGTAGGCCACCTGCCGCTCGTATAGGTCTGTGCCACAGCGGGATCTGGCGGACAACGGGATGGAATGCGCGGTGAACACCAACCGCGCATTGCCGGGCACCGTCTGCGCCGCCGCGGTGATCGCGTCGCTGAACATCTGCACGAACAGCGGATGGTCGTAGAACTGACGCAGTTTCACCAAGCGCGGTGCGGCATCTCCCGCGGCCCGCCTGGCGCGCGCGATGTCCTCGACGTACTGCGTGCACCCCGAGTAGCCGCCCCACGCCGACGTCGCGAAGACCGCCGCGGTGCGGATCCCGTCGTTGGCCATGGCGGTGACGGCGTCTTCGACGTACGGCTCCCAGTTGCGGTTGCCGAAGTAGACAGGGACGTCGATGAGTCCACGCAGCTGGTCGATCAGCGCGCGGTTGATGCTGTTGATCGGTGAGACACCGCCGAAATGCAGGTAGTGCTCCGCGACGGACTCGAGGCGCTCACGCGGGATCCCCCGTCCCCTGGTGACGTTCTCCAGGAACGGCATCACCTGGTCCGGCGCCTCCGGCCCGCCGAACGACAGCAGCAGGACG
It encodes the following:
- a CDS encoding SPFH domain-containing protein; translated protein: MDGAVAGLILVAVLVVFAAIIVAKSVALIPQAEAAVIERLGRYSKTVSGQLTLLLPFVDKIRARVDLRERVVSFPPQPVITEDNLTVNIDTVVYFQVTNPQAAVYQISNYIVGVEQLTTTTLRNVVGGMTLEQTLTSRDSINGQLRGVLDEATGRWGLRVARVELRSIDPPPSIQESMEKQMRADREKRAMILMAEGNREASIKQAEGQKQAQILSAEGAKQAAILAAEADRQSRMLRAQGERAASYLQAQGQAKAIEKTFAAIKAGRPTPEMLAYQYLQTLPQMAKGEANKVWLVPSDFGAALQGFTKMLGAPGDDGVFRYQPSPVEEDLPKPEDDSDEVAEWFTTQTDPAIAQAVAKAEAEARSTTPGIGALPASPENDPLPPMQYPPLSQQSQNYPPPRGGGSHSL
- a CDS encoding wax ester/triacylglycerol synthase family O-acyltransferase, with amino-acid sequence MDELTALASGFLSAEDSDHRVSLAIGSVVTLDGPMPDFDSLLSNLGERIKTCPRFAHRLRSHAFDHDAPEWVDDVDFDVARHVKRLSLPSPGDEHELHRLVAEVMAWRMDRSRPLWEIWVMEGLRDGRWAMLLKVHSCIAHAVTIAHIVAGLSDEGIHLAPGGQLDSARRGEQCDVRPSASSLNPITWMRGLWHVSKDVSRLASAVFDLLPSSATTPLNGPMTNLRRYSAARVSLDDVHQVCRVFDVTVADVALAALTDSYRAYLIRHGHQPSAESLRTLMPDNASAMLALLPVDDADSVGQLRVVHSRLSRARHAGREIGSAANHVPFPVAAWAMRLLTRLPQHSVAAVVTTASGPREPLHIMGRRVAAVTPVPPIAMQLRSGVAVLSYAGDLFFGILADYAAVPDADELARGIESAVRRLVARSKRRNPTRDRKGLSLVVSA
- the scpA gene encoding methylmalonyl-CoA mutase, with product MTVSNVAGQPAPEVKPLIASFADVPLDGEKTAEPATNATVAEHVAAAAVAHGYTAEQLDWATPEGIDVKPVYIAADRDAVVEAGYPLDSFPGAPPFVRGPYPTMYVNQPWTIRQYAGFSTAAESNAFYRRNLAAGQKGLSVAFDLATHRGYDSDHPRVAGDVGMAGVAIDSILDMRQLFDGIDLSTVSVSMTMNGAVLPILALYVVAAEEQGVPPEKLAGTIQNDILKEFMVRNTYIYPPKPSMRVISDIFGYTSAKMPKFNSISISGYHIQEAGATADLELAYTLADGVEYIKAGLDAGLDIDKFAPRLSFFWGIGMNFFMEVAKLRAGRLLWSELVAQFGPRNDKSLSLRTHSQTSGWSLTAQDPFNNVARTCIEAMAATQGHTQSLHTNALDEALALPTDFSARIARNTQLLLQQESGTTRPIDPWGGSYYVEWLTHELAEKARAHIREVAEHGGMAQAIGEGIPKMRIEEAAARTQARIDSGAQPVIGVNKYQVDEDHEVEVLKVENSRVRAEQIAKLEQLRAERDESATQAALAELTRAAGEFEAKGEDGLGNNLMALAINAARAHATVGEISDALEKVYGRHQAEIRTIAGVYRDEVGTVSNISTATELVSKFAEADGRRPRILVAKMGQDGHDRGQKVIATAFADIGFDVDVGSLFSTPEEVARQAADNDVHVVGVSSLAAGHLTLVPALREALAEAGRPDIMIVVGGVIPPGDFDELYAAGATAIFPPGTVIADAAIGLLQKLAGRLGYDLK
- a CDS encoding TVP38/TMEM64 family protein, producing the protein MNTVVSTLRTVRSSVLVTAAALPRRRVFTILAAVVILVAIALLVDLPNAVQLRDWATSVGPWFPLAFLGAHIVVTIFPFPRTAFTLAAGLLFGPALGVPLAVAAATVSAVIALLLVRAAGWQLIKLVPHPRIESLDTRLRQRGWPTIVSMRLIPAVPFSVLNYAAGASAVRVLPYTFATLIGLLPGTSAVVILGDALTGNVSPLLVLISFCTACVGVAGLVYEIRTHRRHHRERLDRAEQVAEPTTAS
- a CDS encoding ferrochelatase → MDVDAVLLLSFGGPEAPDQVMPFLENVTRGRGIPRERLESVAEHYLHFGGVSPINSINRALIDQLRGLIDVPVYFGNRNWEPYVEDAVTAMANDGIRTAAVFATSAWGGYSGCTQYVEDIARARRAAGDAAPRLVKLRQFYDHPLFVQMFSDAITAAAQTVPGNARLVFTAHSIPLSARSRCGTDLYERQVAYAASLVAAAAGYAEHDQVWQSRSGPPQVPWLEPDVADHLASLAESGTGAVIVCPIGFVADHIEVAWDLDHELRLQAEGAHIAFARATTPNADLARVVADLLDELRNDRDPVRVTGPDAPPLQGFSIDGVVCTDRCDTR
- the mutA gene encoding methylmalonyl-CoA mutase small subunit, encoding MPVDTSVGSESDREQWRAAVAGVLAKSSRKDPAELGEAPEQLLDSPTYEGFPIRPLYTVLDSQPEAPLPGSWPFIRGSDGLRDVKSGWKVAESFPAPGQVAVTDGNGAVLSALTEGTSALIIDVGPAGVNAGELDRLLEGVFLELVPVVLDAGTDFAAAADAVLALVTDLDDERRARLSVDLGADPLTAALSGRGAPSIDEVLATAAKTIAYDGGVRAITVDGPAFHDLGANASWELAGAIAAGVSYLRLLVDSGVPARDALRQISFRFAADDDQFMTIAKLRAGRQLWARVAEVVGAPDAGAATVHAVTSKPMMTQRDPWVNMLRTTVAAFAAGVGGADTVAVHAFDSAIPGGWPGTAASFARRMARNTQLLLLEESHIGRVLDPGGGSWFIEDLTRELAVQAWTQFRDIESRGGFAAARDFLAEQIAQVSRQRSEDIAHRRTAITGVSEYPNLAEMPLPAIQPLPAVPAIQPLPAVHCDPDPGVQRYASAFEALRDRSDAYLAEHGSRPTALLLPLGPLAEHNIRTTFAANLLASGGVEALNPGPLDAAGVAQAVSDAGGAVAAVICGTDARYAEEASGAVEAARAAGVSHIYLAGPEKAVADAANKPDEYLTAKIDAIAALSALLTRLGA
- a CDS encoding NfeD family protein; this encodes MPAALIWLIAALALAGAEALTGDLFLLMLGGGALAAAGSSLIFDDLWVHGAVFAVVSVLLLVLVRPALRRHFMSGKGLPEPAKALEGKSALVLDRVGRHEGQVKLEGEVWTARPLNESDVFEPGDHVTVVQIDGATAVVQKVV